One genomic window of Thioclava sp. GXIMD4216 includes the following:
- a CDS encoding disulfide bond formation protein B: MTQSRAYILLASVGSATLLAAAFLFQAAGYAPCHLCLLQRWPHLVAVIIGAAMLVFHLRSPFAYLGGLAALTTAGIGIYHSLVERHIIAGPTSCTSGGPGLGSVDDLLDQINRAPLIQCDQISWEMFGVTMANLNVVFSLVLWVLWMLAARSGARS, translated from the coding sequence ATGACCCAATCCCGCGCCTATATCCTTCTTGCGAGCGTCGGTTCGGCGACTCTTCTGGCCGCGGCCTTCCTGTTTCAGGCGGCGGGCTATGCGCCCTGCCATCTGTGCCTGCTGCAACGCTGGCCGCATCTGGTGGCGGTGATCATCGGTGCCGCGATGCTGGTTTTCCACCTGCGCAGCCCCTTCGCCTATCTCGGGGGGCTGGCGGCGCTGACCACGGCGGGAATCGGCATCTATCACTCGCTCGTCGAGCGTCATATCATCGCGGGCCCCACAAGCTGCACCTCCGGCGGGCCGGGGCTTGGCTCTGTCGATGACCTGCTGGACCAGATCAACCGCGCACCGCTGATCCAATGCGACCAGATCTCCTGGGAGATGTTCGGCGTCACAATGGCCAATCTGAACGTTGTTTTCTCTTTGGTGCTTTGGGTGCTCTGGATGCTGGCGGCAAGGTCCGGCGCGCGCAGCTGA
- a CDS encoding YqaA family protein: protein MIRRLYDWTMRLAGHRHATWALAFIAFLESSVFPIPPDVLMIPMIIAAPHRAFRIAFIATLASVIGGIVGYGIGYGLMDSVGKPILEFYGKSDKFDELATRFNEYGPWAVIIAGVTPFPFKVITIFSGVTHLSLPIFLGSAVFARALRFFVVAALLWKFGAPMRDFIEKRLGLVFTLFVALLLGGLYLVKYL, encoded by the coding sequence ATGATCCGCCGACTCTATGACTGGACCATGCGTCTGGCGGGACATCGTCACGCCACTTGGGCGTTGGCGTTCATCGCATTTCTGGAAAGCTCGGTTTTCCCGATCCCGCCGGATGTCCTGATGATCCCGATGATCATCGCGGCACCGCACCGGGCCTTCCGGATCGCTTTTATCGCCACATTGGCCTCTGTCATCGGCGGCATCGTGGGATACGGCATCGGCTACGGGCTGATGGATAGCGTGGGCAAGCCCATTCTGGAATTCTACGGCAAATCCGACAAATTCGACGAGCTGGCCACCCGTTTCAACGAATACGGACCCTGGGCGGTGATCATCGCCGGTGTCACCCCCTTCCCGTTCAAGGTCATCACCATTTTCTCGGGGGTCACCCACCTTTCCCTGCCGATTTTTCTGGGATCCGCGGTCTTTGCACGGGCCTTGCGCTTTTTCGTAGTCGCCGCGCTTTTGTGGAAATTCGGCGCACCGATGCGTGATTTCATCGAGAAGCGGCTCGGGCTTGTGTTTACGCTTTTCGTCGCCTTACTGTTGGGCGGCCTTTATCTGGTGAAATATCTATGA
- a CDS encoding tyrosine-type recombinase/integrase, whose amino-acid sequence MKKPDLPYLATKKIRGEERLFYRITWLDGAKRRERYIEIKANPDTPEFMVEYWAIRSGKSPKIKKPTIKTSWRVLIAEYKASPKFRKLAPRTQKSYSVWLKKILAKNADKDVRDMDRATVRAMQQKLRDTPRQADWFVQIVRILFNFAAKQLDWDVKNPAEGIDLFGKQREFEPWPEWMVQKAETAPEVVRTMIEVILGTGQRPSAAIAMRRDQFNGETMTVTDEKGDEAYEVYCPDSLREYVEALPVRGRHLIAKNMTQPVSYNSAEKSFSAWRETLGDKAKPYSLHGLRKLAIVRLAEAGCTDAQIQAITNQSPQMVAYYRKKASRKRLSKAAHRLAEQNRDRT is encoded by the coding sequence GTGAAAAAGCCCGACCTGCCATATCTCGCGACCAAGAAAATCAGGGGCGAGGAGCGCCTGTTCTATCGCATCACATGGCTGGATGGCGCAAAGCGGCGTGAGCGGTATATCGAGATCAAGGCCAATCCCGACACGCCAGAATTCATGGTCGAATACTGGGCCATCCGGTCGGGGAAGTCGCCAAAGATCAAGAAACCCACTATCAAGACAAGCTGGCGCGTGCTGATCGCCGAATACAAGGCGAGCCCGAAATTCCGCAAGCTGGCCCCGCGCACGCAGAAATCCTATAGTGTCTGGCTCAAAAAGATCCTCGCGAAGAACGCAGATAAGGACGTGCGTGACATGGACCGCGCCACCGTCCGCGCCATGCAGCAGAAACTGAGGGACACGCCACGGCAAGCTGACTGGTTTGTTCAAATCGTGCGGATCTTGTTTAACTTCGCCGCGAAACAGCTTGATTGGGATGTGAAAAACCCCGCCGAGGGGATCGACCTATTCGGCAAGCAGCGCGAGTTCGAGCCGTGGCCGGAGTGGATGGTCCAGAAGGCCGAGACCGCGCCGGAGGTAGTCCGCACCATGATCGAGGTGATTCTCGGCACCGGCCAGCGCCCGAGCGCTGCGATCGCGATGCGCCGAGACCAGTTCAACGGCGAGACCATGACCGTTACCGACGAAAAGGGTGACGAGGCTTACGAAGTATATTGCCCCGATTCCCTACGCGAATATGTCGAGGCGCTACCTGTGCGTGGCCGCCACCTGATCGCGAAGAACATGACGCAGCCGGTCAGCTATAACTCGGCGGAGAAGTCATTCAGCGCATGGCGGGAGACGCTCGGCGACAAGGCCAAGCCCTACTCACTGCACGGGCTGCGGAAGCTGGCTATCGTGCGGCTGGCCGAGGCCGGATGCACCGATGCGCAGATCCAAGCGATCACGAACCAATCGCCCCAGATGGTGGCCTATTACCGCAAGAAGGCCAGCCGAAAGCGCCTGTCGAAAGCGGCCCACAGGCTCGCGGAACAGAACAGGGACAGAACATGA
- a CDS encoding TerB family tellurite resistance protein: MFGKLKERLSGGSKKLSGKTDLLEGICAISALVACADGEIEDSEVTGALEALQNHPTLATAFSGTQIEQALDKQLKRANGSMTGKLALKREIEEMKSKNASDELEMALMVGIDIAMADGELEPEEKIVLTDLAKRLGFNLSNYL; encoded by the coding sequence ATGTTTGGAAAACTGAAAGAACGCCTCTCGGGCGGCTCCAAAAAGCTGTCCGGAAAAACCGATCTGCTGGAAGGCATCTGCGCGATCAGCGCCCTTGTCGCCTGCGCCGATGGCGAGATCGAGGACTCGGAAGTGACCGGCGCACTGGAGGCGTTGCAGAACCACCCGACGCTGGCCACAGCCTTCAGCGGGACGCAGATCGAACAGGCGCTTGATAAGCAGCTCAAGCGCGCCAACGGCTCGATGACCGGCAAGCTCGCCCTGAAGCGCGAGATCGAGGAGATGAAGTCCAAAAACGCCAGCGACGAACTTGAAATGGCGCTGATGGTCGGCATCGATATCGCGATGGCCGATGGCGAGCTGGAGCCGGAAGAGAAGATCGTGCTGACCGATCTGGCCAAGCGCCTCGGCTTCAACCTGTCCAATTACCTCTGA
- a CDS encoding DUF2312 domain-containing protein: MKEDADFKAAAEKAYQVTADELRQFIEQFESLAAEKADIAEQQKDVMAVAKARGYDTKVIRKIIALRKRDKNDVAEEEAIMAIYKEALGME, encoded by the coding sequence ATGAAAGAGGATGCCGACTTCAAGGCCGCCGCCGAGAAGGCCTATCAGGTCACCGCCGACGAGCTGCGCCAGTTCATCGAGCAGTTCGAAAGCCTTGCCGCCGAAAAGGCCGATATCGCCGAACAGCAGAAGGACGTGATGGCCGTGGCCAAAGCCCGCGGCTACGACACCAAGGTGATCCGGAAAATCATCGCCCTGCGCAAGCGCGACAAGAACGACGTGGCCGAGGAAGAGGCCATCATGGCGATCTACAAGGAAGCGCTCGGCATGGAATAG
- a CDS encoding glycoside hydrolase family 19 protein: MLSTAHLAAIAGRRETPLMRSVVAGLADPRARDMAPSHRMAQFVAQIAHESARFRYAAEAWGPTRAQRRYEGRRDLGNLQAGDGYRFRGRGPIQITGRANYARFTAWAEGPDFEAVPDAVMGDPWLGLSAVWFWQAGAGRSLNAYADKGDIEMITRRINGGLNGYADRLALYTRAGLVLLGQGPNDVRAFQRLAGLTVDGLAGPATRGALHSHLLKL; this comes from the coding sequence ATGCTGAGCACAGCACATCTGGCGGCCATCGCGGGCCGTCGGGAAACCCCGCTTATGCGGTCGGTGGTGGCCGGTCTGGCCGATCCCCGCGCGCGGGATATGGCCCCGTCGCACCGGATGGCGCAGTTTGTCGCGCAGATCGCGCATGAAAGCGCGCGCTTCCGCTATGCCGCGGAAGCCTGGGGCCCGACCCGCGCGCAGCGCCGCTATGAGGGGCGGCGCGATCTGGGCAATCTGCAGGCGGGCGATGGCTACCGCTTTCGCGGGCGCGGGCCGATCCAGATCACGGGGCGGGCGAATTATGCCCGCTTCACCGCCTGGGCCGAGGGGCCGGATTTCGAGGCGGTGCCCGATGCGGTCATGGGCGATCCGTGGCTCGGGCTGTCGGCGGTCTGGTTCTGGCAGGCGGGGGCGGGGCGCAGCCTCAATGCCTATGCCGATAAAGGCGATATCGAGATGATCACCCGCCGCATCAATGGCGGGCTGAACGGCTATGCCGACCGGCTGGCCCTCTATACCCGCGCGGGGCTGGTGCTGCTGGGGCAGGGCCCGAACGATGTGCGGGCCTTCCAGCGGCTGGCCGGTCTGACGGTCGACGGCCTCGCAGGCCCCGCCACGCGCGGCGCGCTCCATTCCCATCTTCTCAAGCTCTGA
- a CDS encoding type II toxin-antitoxin system HicB family antitoxin: MKYWAIVHHDPGSAYGVSFPDVPDCFAAADEEKDLMSYAIAALDDYFADGHEAPHPRDLEAIRSEVKEDLAEGAFLVQVPLVRRITKTVRANISMEQGLLEAVDETADRLQMNRSAFLAQAVRNEIERVA, encoded by the coding sequence ATGAAATACTGGGCCATCGTCCATCATGATCCGGGTAGCGCTTATGGCGTGTCCTTTCCGGATGTCCCTGACTGCTTTGCAGCGGCAGATGAAGAGAAAGACCTGATGTCGTATGCTATCGCGGCGCTTGATGACTATTTTGCAGACGGCCATGAAGCCCCCCATCCTCGCGATCTGGAGGCGATCCGGAGCGAGGTGAAGGAAGATCTGGCCGAGGGCGCATTTCTCGTTCAAGTGCCCTTGGTGCGCCGTATCACTAAGACCGTGCGCGCAAATATCAGCATGGAACAGGGCCTTCTCGAAGCGGTCGATGAAACAGCAGACCGCTTGCAGATGAACCGGTCCGCCTTTCTTGCCCAGGCTGTCAGAAACGAGATCGAGCGCGTCGCATAA
- a CDS encoding type II toxin-antitoxin system HicA family toxin: MERNSRKIIDRLKSEGFIEVSQRGSHAKLRKGDRTVIVPHPKRDLPTGTARNIAKQAGWI, translated from the coding sequence ATGGAAAGGAATAGCCGAAAGATCATCGACCGGCTCAAATCCGAAGGCTTTATCGAGGTTTCTCAAAGAGGATCGCATGCAAAGCTCAGGAAAGGAGATCGAACGGTGATCGTCCCTCATCCAAAGCGGGACTTGCCGACAGGCACCGCCCGCAACATCGCAAAGCAGGCAGGCTGGATTTAA
- a CDS encoding cold-shock protein, whose amino-acid sequence MANGTVKWFNSTKGFGFIQPENGNKDVFLHISAVERAGISRLEDGQKVTFDIESGRDGRESASNLELA is encoded by the coding sequence ATGGCCAATGGCACCGTGAAATGGTTCAATTCCACTAAAGGCTTCGGCTTCATTCAGCCGGAAAATGGCAACAAGGATGTGTTCCTGCACATCTCTGCTGTTGAACGCGCAGGAATCTCGCGGCTTGAGGATGGTCAGAAGGTGACCTTCGACATCGAATCCGGTCGTGATGGTCGCGAGTCGGCCAGCAATCTTGAGCTTGCGTGA
- a CDS encoding DUF982 domain-containing protein — protein sequence MTLIAPHDGAVERFSTIEKARYWLKRKWPAAHATRELALTKIDAAMDCLVPVEEARCAFLAAATSAGFISVKDAS from the coding sequence ATGACCCTAATTGCACCGCATGATGGCGCTGTGGAACGGTTCAGCACGATCGAAAAAGCCCGTTACTGGCTTAAGCGCAAATGGCCCGCCGCCCATGCGACCAGAGAGTTGGCCCTGACAAAGATCGATGCGGCGATGGATTGCCTCGTTCCAGTAGAAGAGGCCCGCTGCGCCTTTCTGGCCGCAGCAACTTCGGCAGGGTTTATCTCCGTCAAAGACGCGTCTTGA
- a CDS encoding SMI1/KNR4 family protein — MMQTSIQSVVDVVDRLDPPEHRRGSLPDDNLIRRYEVATGFTFSDDYKTLLKRSSNAFVGAFDILALDREMLGAPGDLLAELGDARAVGVPSDWLPISTDNGDYYCLLEDGSVRFWSHDGATNEAWPSVAAWAAEVWVGGN, encoded by the coding sequence ATGATGCAGACGAGTATCCAGTCCGTCGTGGACGTCGTTGATCGCCTTGATCCCCCTGAGCATCGAAGGGGAAGTCTCCCAGATGACAACCTGATAAGGCGATACGAGGTAGCGACCGGCTTCACCTTCTCAGACGATTATAAAACGCTCTTGAAGCGTTCAAGCAACGCGTTCGTGGGGGCGTTCGACATCTTAGCATTAGATAGAGAAATGCTTGGAGCGCCAGGCGATCTACTTGCGGAGTTGGGCGATGCGAGGGCGGTCGGCGTCCCATCGGATTGGCTTCCGATCAGCACGGATAACGGCGATTATTATTGCTTGCTCGAGGATGGGTCGGTGCGATTTTGGAGCCATGATGGCGCGACAAATGAAGCGTGGCCATCGGTTGCCGCCTGGGCAGCAGAGGTATGGGTCGGCGGCAATTAA
- a CDS encoding BRCT domain-containing protein, which yields MSLSDNALSKISSPTSPPKTSADIDRIQKGANDRKREVYWIGFLEGALSSHAIEPGEEAAILAEADKFAEFFDDPDASDLAEDIRARCFSGQNDLMAALEDVIADKRDEIQATAPYSDRDEVNEFLGFCAGIVCDGLILPEEADAILSRIRSSDTLTSSPVYRDLWRATEAAMADRVLSADEAEEIRQWIALLVGDGYVDTGVPNIGNTAQLDEPIFDPALIEFVGKCFVLTGPMRMGTRSFIIEEIERCGGEVGKTVVRRTDYVVVSSTASKNWRTTHFGTKIERAKELIVEGYKLRFVAEHALEKAIKMYGQGT from the coding sequence ATGTCTCTTTCTGACAATGCACTTTCCAAGATTTCATCACCCACGTCACCTCCGAAAACCAGTGCAGATATCGACCGCATCCAAAAGGGCGCGAACGATAGAAAGCGTGAGGTCTACTGGATCGGCTTTCTCGAAGGCGCCCTTTCATCTCACGCGATTGAGCCTGGTGAGGAGGCCGCAATCCTCGCTGAAGCCGACAAATTCGCGGAGTTTTTCGACGATCCTGATGCGTCGGACTTGGCTGAAGATATCCGCGCGCGATGCTTTTCCGGCCAAAATGACTTGATGGCAGCGTTGGAAGACGTAATCGCCGACAAAAGGGATGAGATCCAAGCCACAGCGCCCTACAGTGATCGTGACGAAGTAAACGAGTTCCTCGGGTTTTGCGCTGGTATCGTCTGTGATGGACTGATCCTCCCCGAAGAAGCCGACGCCATACTTTCAAGGATTAGGTCGAGCGACACGCTTACATCTTCGCCGGTATATCGTGATCTTTGGCGTGCGACCGAGGCCGCGATGGCAGACAGAGTGCTGAGCGCCGACGAGGCAGAGGAAATCCGGCAGTGGATCGCCTTGCTGGTCGGCGACGGTTACGTGGATACGGGTGTTCCGAACATTGGCAACACCGCACAGCTGGACGAACCGATTTTCGACCCGGCACTGATCGAGTTTGTAGGTAAGTGCTTTGTTCTGACAGGCCCCATGAGGATGGGTACCCGCAGCTTCATCATTGAGGAGATCGAACGTTGTGGCGGTGAGGTCGGGAAAACCGTCGTACGCCGAACAGATTATGTGGTTGTATCCTCGACTGCGTCAAAGAACTGGCGCACCACGCATTTCGGGACGAAGATCGAGCGGGCAAAAGAGCTGATCGTCGAGGGTTACAAGTTGCGGTTCGTTGCAGAACACGCCTTAGAGAAGGCAATCAAAATGTACGGGCAAGGGACTTGA
- a CDS encoding AAA family ATPase produces MLTFVEIRSEASFSDTGVRLDDLGPCNVIFGPNGSGKSTISRVLADLKSYPSCANGWASGPKEVIVFSRDYIARNCHPSQAMPGIYTLGGDADAAREVEKKEGTRDHERKRLNSAIERLRAQDGEPALNAENATFSRNIWNLRRETWTQYKSLTFAGTWSAEARFASEYYTRAEQWNGEDPPPLTELLGQAQIFSDTPPTVAERLPRPPNLANKEPIQDRLRKPLLPASDQPIAELVAELGCADWVKAGLPLLQQSSGRCPFCQQKVDHSLSTRIAAIFDATYESGIEAIRCERDIYTKDIEAIAKWIGEVAGSPLLDVDAGKAFSTWIEIHRRNLEAIDRKLSAPSSTIDLEADIDAFSMVLSFIDAANVKADHQTNLSKNFVRERSAWQENIWCRFLSDTRSDYAGHVARRQPLLKKINGLGDTIKQCEATVAKLDGEIAELRRGISGIEATAAAINNLLRLQGHASFHLRPTSGDGTYSVHRADGSPTGDTLSEGERSFLAFVYLYYHLAGDHNDAEQNTGRVVVIDDPMTSQDAAAVHTVAAMVRKLFEDACTSGGRISQVIVLTHNAHFHHEISSYWKGKAPDPKHWILRKPAGVSSVTSHGTNTPIMTAYRALWDEVNDPATVPVALCNAMRRILEHYFKFIGDRDWISGLDNLDGADAFAFGALRRSLNDGSHGYLGAEEFYFDADAGERLRSVFRRVFEFHGQRSHYEMMCGDSNLLAPDI; encoded by the coding sequence ATGCTGACTTTTGTGGAAATTCGCTCAGAAGCTTCATTTTCCGATACCGGTGTCCGGCTCGACGACCTTGGGCCTTGCAACGTCATTTTCGGACCTAATGGTTCGGGAAAATCGACCATCAGTCGAGTACTCGCCGATTTGAAGTCATATCCATCGTGCGCCAATGGATGGGCTTCAGGACCAAAAGAGGTGATTGTATTTAGTAGGGACTACATCGCCCGCAACTGTCACCCATCACAAGCGATGCCCGGCATCTACACTCTCGGTGGTGATGCCGATGCGGCGCGAGAGGTCGAGAAAAAAGAGGGCACCCGCGATCACGAACGCAAGAGATTAAATTCTGCAATAGAGCGCTTGCGGGCACAAGACGGCGAACCCGCTCTGAACGCTGAAAATGCGACCTTCAGCAGGAATATCTGGAATCTGCGGAGGGAGACGTGGACACAGTACAAATCCCTAACCTTCGCGGGCACATGGAGCGCTGAGGCTCGCTTCGCATCCGAGTATTATACGCGTGCTGAACAATGGAATGGAGAAGATCCACCACCTCTTACCGAGCTGCTCGGGCAGGCTCAGATTTTTTCAGACACCCCGCCGACGGTAGCTGAGCGCCTACCTCGTCCACCGAACCTTGCGAACAAAGAACCCATTCAAGATCGCCTACGTAAACCTCTTTTACCGGCGAGCGATCAGCCAATTGCTGAGTTGGTCGCCGAACTCGGATGCGCCGACTGGGTAAAAGCGGGGCTTCCGCTTTTGCAACAGTCTTCTGGCCGTTGTCCATTCTGTCAACAGAAAGTTGACCATTCTCTTTCCACTCGCATCGCTGCAATTTTTGATGCGACATACGAAAGTGGGATTGAAGCAATCCGTTGCGAGCGAGATATTTATACTAAAGATATCGAGGCGATTGCCAAATGGATTGGTGAGGTCGCTGGCTCACCACTTTTGGACGTTGATGCCGGTAAGGCATTTTCCACTTGGATAGAAATCCATCGGCGTAATCTCGAAGCTATCGATCGTAAGCTATCAGCTCCATCGTCCACAATCGATTTGGAAGCGGATATAGACGCTTTTTCGATGGTTCTGTCCTTCATAGATGCTGCTAATGTCAAGGCTGATCATCAGACCAACCTATCCAAAAACTTTGTTCGTGAACGCTCCGCATGGCAGGAGAATATCTGGTGCCGTTTCCTCTCAGACACGCGCTCTGACTATGCAGGTCACGTTGCGCGCCGACAACCGCTTCTTAAAAAGATCAATGGACTCGGTGATACAATCAAGCAATGCGAAGCCACCGTGGCGAAATTGGATGGCGAGATTGCGGAGCTTCGGCGTGGCATCTCTGGTATCGAGGCCACCGCCGCTGCAATCAATAACTTGCTTCGGCTCCAGGGGCATGCCAGCTTCCATCTTCGACCCACATCAGGAGATGGCACCTACTCTGTTCATCGAGCTGATGGATCGCCAACTGGGGACACCCTTTCGGAAGGAGAGAGGTCCTTCCTTGCCTTCGTGTATCTTTACTATCATTTGGCGGGCGACCACAACGACGCGGAGCAAAACACGGGGCGTGTTGTGGTGATCGACGATCCGATGACCAGTCAAGATGCCGCCGCAGTTCATACAGTCGCCGCTATGGTTCGAAAACTGTTCGAGGACGCGTGTACCTCGGGCGGTCGGATCTCTCAAGTCATTGTCTTGACACACAATGCACATTTCCATCACGAGATCAGTAGCTATTGGAAGGGTAAAGCTCCAGATCCAAAGCACTGGATCCTTCGTAAGCCCGCTGGAGTTTCGTCGGTAACGAGTCATGGGACGAATACTCCGATCATGACAGCCTATCGTGCGCTTTGGGACGAGGTAAATGATCCAGCGACAGTCCCAGTGGCTTTGTGTAATGCGATGCGGCGCATCTTGGAGCACTACTTCAAGTTTATCGGCGACAGAGATTGGATTTCAGGCCTCGACAACCTTGATGGAGCGGACGCCTTTGCATTCGGTGCACTTCGACGCTCTCTCAATGACGGGTCACATGGCTACCTTGGCGCGGAGGAATTCTACTTTGATGCAGATGCGGGCGAACGCCTTCGCAGTGTTTTCCGTCGCGTTTTTGAATTCCACGGACAGCGTTCACATTATGAGATGATGTGTGGTGACAGCAATCTGCTTGCGCCTGATATATAA
- a CDS encoding tyrosine-type recombinase/integrase → MKRDLPAYIYNKKGVLYFQRRGLPTVRVEHAPGTKEFALEYARLLNGPEAPVIRGRTFDDLCRSYERSPRYRNLAERTRRDYDKVIAWVRDKLGALPVEGYRRKDAIRARDANADTVRFANYTVQVTRILFEHAIDLGWRDDNPVKGVSLLKSETKPREAWPTPMVEKFREAAPPRARLIFELCLQTGQRIGDVLKMRWDDIEDGGIKVRQGKTGVRLWIPMTQNLRSVLDKTPRIGLTICAWGDHGKPLKYRTAHEAVIAVRREIGAEDYDLHGLRYTACAELGALGLDDDMIMAVSGHTTKAMVAKYAGPARQKARAKIAQSMRDKSDI, encoded by the coding sequence ATGAAACGCGATCTACCGGCCTATATCTACAACAAGAAGGGCGTCCTGTATTTCCAGCGCCGCGGCCTGCCCACCGTCAGAGTGGAGCATGCTCCGGGCACCAAGGAATTTGCGCTCGAATATGCTCGCCTCTTGAATGGACCCGAGGCCCCTGTGATCCGGGGGCGGACCTTCGATGATCTTTGCCGGTCTTACGAGCGTAGCCCGCGCTACCGGAATCTGGCCGAGCGCACCCGCCGTGATTACGACAAGGTCATAGCTTGGGTCCGAGACAAGCTCGGCGCCCTGCCCGTCGAGGGCTATCGCCGAAAAGATGCGATCAGGGCGCGCGATGCCAACGCCGATACCGTCCGCTTTGCCAACTACACGGTGCAGGTGACCCGAATCCTTTTCGAGCATGCGATCGATCTTGGCTGGCGCGACGACAATCCGGTCAAAGGGGTCTCGCTCCTCAAATCGGAGACCAAACCCCGCGAAGCGTGGCCCACGCCAATGGTCGAGAAATTCAGGGAAGCAGCCCCACCGAGAGCGCGCCTGATCTTCGAGCTGTGCCTGCAGACCGGCCAGCGGATCGGTGACGTTCTCAAAATGAGGTGGGATGACATCGAGGATGGTGGGATCAAGGTCCGCCAGGGAAAGACCGGCGTCAGGCTCTGGATCCCTATGACGCAGAACCTGCGCAGCGTTCTGGATAAGACGCCGAGAATCGGCCTGACGATCTGTGCATGGGGTGACCATGGGAAGCCGCTCAAATACCGGACGGCGCATGAGGCCGTGATCGCCGTGCGTCGGGAGATCGGGGCCGAGGATTACGACCTTCACGGTCTGCGCTATACGGCTTGCGCTGAACTCGGTGCGCTCGGCCTTGACGACGATATGATCATGGCCGTTTCGGGCCATACGACCAAAGCGATGGTCGCGAAATATGCAGGCCCTGCCCGGCAGAAAGCGCGCGCCAAAATCGCGCAATCCATGCGCGACAAGAGCGATATTTGA
- a CDS encoding lysozyme: MAAAIALAITTIAPWEGKELRAYRDIVGIPTICFGETKGVKMGDVATEAECQTQLAKRVAQFEAEIRPCLPADLPEQTRAAFISAAYNIGSHGFCGSSMSRRALAGDLRGACDAILMWNKARVNGKLQPVRGMTNRRKAERDLCLSGL; the protein is encoded by the coding sequence ATGGCGGCGGCCATCGCGCTGGCGATAACCACGATCGCGCCTTGGGAGGGCAAAGAGCTGCGGGCTTACCGCGATATCGTGGGTATCCCGACAATCTGCTTTGGCGAGACCAAAGGCGTGAAGATGGGCGATGTGGCGACGGAGGCCGAGTGCCAGACGCAGCTTGCCAAGCGGGTCGCGCAGTTCGAGGCCGAGATCCGGCCTTGTCTGCCCGCCGACCTGCCGGAGCAGACTCGCGCGGCCTTCATCAGCGCGGCCTACAACATCGGATCGCATGGCTTCTGTGGGTCGAGCATGTCGCGTCGCGCCTTGGCTGGGGATCTGCGCGGGGCCTGCGATGCAATCCTGATGTGGAACAAGGCCAGAGTGAACGGCAAGCTGCAACCTGTGCGCGGCATGACAAACCGGCGCAAAGCGGAGCGTGATCTATGCCTGTCCGGTCTGTAA
- a CDS encoding IS3 family transposase — protein MIRTLHEGLLADGVAVSIARLCAWFGVPRRTVYYTPTKAAPKIDPPFADPIKALIEQEPSFGYRTVAWLLGFNKNTVQRIFQLKGWQVRKRAVGMRPRIEAVPSVATAPNERWSTDLARVWTGKDGWASLALVIDCHTRELLGWHLSRSGKATTASAALEHALISRFGTLGRVDRGFLLRSDNGLVFTSRHFTALVRSYGLRQEFITPHCPQQNGMVERVIRTLKEQCIHRHRFESIQHATRVIGDWISFYNNRRPHQALAMRTPVEAFRSAA, from the coding sequence TTGATCCGGACGCTCCATGAGGGCCTGCTAGCCGATGGTGTAGCGGTCTCGATCGCCAGGCTCTGCGCCTGGTTCGGCGTGCCACGGCGGACGGTCTATTATACACCGACCAAAGCCGCGCCGAAGATCGATCCTCCCTTCGCCGATCCTATCAAGGCGCTGATCGAACAAGAGCCGTCTTTTGGCTATCGCACGGTCGCGTGGCTGCTTGGCTTCAACAAGAACACGGTGCAGCGGATCTTTCAGCTCAAGGGCTGGCAGGTCCGCAAGCGCGCTGTGGGCATGCGGCCGCGCATCGAGGCGGTGCCCTCCGTCGCCACCGCGCCAAACGAGAGGTGGTCGACGGATCTGGCGCGGGTCTGGACCGGGAAGGACGGTTGGGCGTCTCTGGCGTTGGTCATCGACTGCCACACGCGCGAACTGTTGGGCTGGCACCTGTCTCGCTCAGGAAAGGCTACCACGGCCAGTGCCGCGCTCGAGCACGCCCTGATCAGCCGGTTCGGCACGCTCGGTCGGGTCGATCGGGGATTTCTGCTAAGGTCAGACAACGGGCTCGTTTTTACCAGCCGCCACTTCACAGCTCTGGTTCGTAGCTATGGCCTGCGCCAGGAGTTCATCACGCCGCACTGCCCGCAGCAGAACGGAATGGTCGAGCGCGTGATCCGCACACTCAAGGAGCAGTGCATTCACCGGCACCGCTTCGAGAGCATCCAGCACGCGACCCGCGTCATCGGCGACTGGATCAGCTTTTATAACAACCGCCGCCCTCATCAGGCCCTTGCAATGCGCACGCCTGTCGAGGCATTCAGATCAGCGGCTTAA